A genomic stretch from Candidatus Nitrososphaera gargensis Ga9.2 includes:
- the cutA gene encoding divalent-cation tolerance protein CutA, whose translation MASSGTIILSTFPSEKSVVDVADKVVRDRLCACVNFTQIRSIYSWRGKIEDQKEFVALFKTTATSAKRLKAEIARLHPYEVPEIVELKMQDVSRPYLSWLAESTDGVPKKRHNAAKR comes from the coding sequence ATGGCTAGCAGTGGAACCATTATCCTGTCCACGTTTCCAAGCGAAAAGTCTGTAGTCGACGTTGCTGACAAGGTTGTCAGAGACAGGTTATGTGCCTGCGTCAATTTCACCCAGATTCGATCGATCTATTCGTGGCGCGGCAAGATAGAAGACCAGAAGGAGTTCGTTGCTCTTTTCAAGACGACTGCAACATCTGCGAAAAGGCTCAAGGCCGAAATCGCAAGGCTGCATCCTTACGAAGTGCCGGAAATAGTGGAGCTGAAAATGCAGGATGTTTCAAGGCCGTACCTGTCGTGGTTGGCGGAGTCAACGGATGGCGTACCGAAGAAGCGCCACAATGCCGCCAAGCGATGA
- a CDS encoding QcrA and Rieske domain-containing protein, protein MSSAHYPAVAAGNKGMSRRDFLKLMAAAGTVMTFAPFVDWGKFLPNNRANGAEKTKIEIRGGEPSNIYSFKVNHSEVVIYPKTDDPVLNTEAFRTWQLIRLPLELGGGKNDVSAFRLYSMVCLHLWCLWRYESKLNMIACPCHASAYDPLTGKAYAGPASLQSPPSNVLPRLDLEADANGDLWILPPTWDARKNGVVGYGRHVA, encoded by the coding sequence ATGTCTAGTGCCCATTACCCAGCTGTAGCAGCAGGCAACAAGGGGATGTCTAGGCGCGACTTTTTGAAATTGATGGCAGCCGCCGGTACCGTAATGACTTTTGCGCCCTTTGTTGACTGGGGCAAGTTTCTGCCAAACAACAGGGCAAACGGGGCAGAAAAGACGAAAATAGAGATCAGGGGAGGCGAGCCGTCCAACATCTACTCTTTCAAAGTAAACCATTCAGAGGTTGTGATCTACCCAAAGACCGATGACCCGGTGCTGAACACAGAGGCGTTCCGCACCTGGCAGTTGATAAGGCTCCCGCTTGAGCTTGGCGGAGGCAAGAACGATGTCTCAGCGTTTCGACTTTACAGCATGGTTTGCCTGCATTTGTGGTGTCTATGGAGGTACGAGTCAAAGCTGAACATGATAGCATGCCCGTGTCATGCAAGCGCATACGATCCTCTCACCGGCAAGGCTTATGCAGGGCCTGCGTCGCTTCAGAGCCCCCCTTCAAACGTGCTGCCAAGGCTGGACCTTGAGGCGGACGCAAATGGCGACCTGTGGATACTACCTCCAACGTGGGACGCTCGCAAGAATGGTGTGGTTGGGTATGGCAGGCATGTCGCCTAA
- a CDS encoding mRNA surveillance protein pelota, with product MIVKPSGASTNAFFVIPEDADDLFTLRRIIEKDDHVIADTTRVIKQVKEYGRPDKGERVKVRVSIRVEQSKLDAAVDRLRITGVIAETDNEMVTKGTHHSLSVQAGDMITIDKGRKWQEVELRMLNRSGSNASFILVAIDTQEAAVAKVSGTHVKVIPNIYSGQSGKRYQTKNNPNIEIYFTDIAKTVSSIIGENDKVIIFGPGETRRRFFNTLVARQEIPRDRVQVVDGVDVAGEDGIFVFLRSPAMKEAMSASKLASVSSMLDRVMLMVNRGEAKFAMGMQEVSQAAAMKAVEAVVFSDSIFKTAADEEQVVKLLNSIEGYGAKAFAVDSSTDIGLRVSSLGGIVALLRYAIR from the coding sequence ATGATAGTAAAGCCGAGCGGGGCATCCACCAACGCTTTTTTTGTCATCCCCGAAGACGCGGACGATCTATTTACACTGCGGAGAATTATAGAAAAGGACGACCACGTAATCGCAGACACTACCCGCGTGATCAAGCAGGTAAAAGAGTACGGCAGGCCGGACAAGGGCGAGCGGGTCAAAGTGCGCGTTTCTATCAGAGTGGAGCAGAGTAAGCTTGACGCCGCAGTCGACCGGCTCAGGATAACAGGAGTCATTGCAGAAACCGACAACGAGATGGTAACAAAGGGGACTCATCACTCGCTCTCTGTGCAGGCAGGCGATATGATAACCATAGACAAGGGGAGGAAGTGGCAGGAGGTCGAGCTCAGGATGCTCAATAGGTCTGGCAGCAATGCCAGCTTTATTCTGGTTGCTATCGACACACAGGAAGCGGCGGTCGCAAAGGTTTCCGGAACGCATGTCAAAGTCATCCCCAACATCTACTCCGGCCAGAGCGGCAAGCGCTACCAGACCAAGAACAACCCCAACATCGAAATCTATTTCACAGACATCGCCAAGACGGTTTCTTCAATCATTGGCGAAAACGACAAGGTGATCATATTTGGCCCTGGCGAAACCCGCCGGAGGTTCTTCAACACTCTAGTTGCTAGGCAAGAGATCCCAAGGGACAGGGTGCAGGTAGTTGACGGCGTGGACGTTGCCGGTGAAGATGGCATATTCGTGTTCCTGCGCTCGCCAGCGATGAAGGAGGCCATGAGCGCGAGCAAGCTGGCTTCGGTATCTTCTATGCTTGATCGGGTGATGCTGATGGTGAACAGGGGAGAAGCCAAATTTGCAATGGGCATGCAGGAAGTGTCCCAGGCGGCCGCGATGAAGGCGGTAGAAGCAGTCGTGTTCTCGGATTCGATCTTCAAGACTGCGGCAGATGAGGAGCAGGTGGTAAAGCTGCTCAATTCAATTGAAGGCTATGGTGCCAAGGCGTTCGCGGTGGATTCGTCGACTGACATTGGCCTTCGAGTCTCATCGCTTGGCGGCATTGTGGCGCTTCTTCGGTACGCCATCCGTTGA
- a CDS encoding DUF354 domain-containing protein has translation MASGYKSCLKKKIWFDILTPKQVMFFRRAVTLLRDSGHDVLCTSRQYREAIELARIKKLDLIVVGSHGGADRYGKLRQSANRTFELAEVVERFRPDAAVTFASPEGARVAFGLGIKHISFNDSPHAEAVARLTVPLTSNLLCPWVIPYSAWTGYGIAKKDITRYHALDPVAWLKHDETSEIEQDKKNTILLRLEESKASYIADRKLGTAKTIDDFVNDLWQSANIVMLCRYQDQIAEIEARYGSKVQVLKDVVDGTALIKSIHLFVGAGGTMTAEAALLGKPTISIAPLRFHIEKYLVRSGLVKRASNSKSLVKMGRKMISDEHYMKAQKKKAARILARMEDPTDRMINALRL, from the coding sequence TTGGCTTCCGGCTACAAGTCATGCTTGAAGAAAAAGATCTGGTTTGACATTTTGACCCCAAAGCAGGTCATGTTTTTCAGGCGCGCAGTCACTCTGCTTCGCGACTCTGGCCACGATGTGCTCTGCACTTCAAGGCAGTACAGGGAGGCAATCGAGCTGGCTAGGATCAAAAAGCTTGATCTCATCGTTGTAGGGAGCCACGGCGGAGCCGACAGGTACGGCAAGCTGCGCCAGAGCGCCAACAGGACGTTTGAACTGGCCGAAGTGGTAGAGCGCTTCCGGCCTGACGCAGCCGTCACCTTCGCATCGCCGGAAGGAGCTAGGGTTGCATTTGGTCTCGGCATAAAGCACATTAGCTTTAACGACTCGCCTCATGCGGAGGCCGTTGCAAGGCTCACTGTCCCGCTGACAAGCAATTTGCTCTGCCCGTGGGTCATACCATATTCAGCCTGGACAGGGTACGGCATTGCAAAAAAGGACATTACCCGTTATCATGCGCTTGACCCGGTGGCATGGCTCAAGCATGACGAAACATCTGAAATCGAGCAGGACAAAAAGAATACGATACTCCTCCGGCTTGAAGAAAGCAAAGCATCATACATTGCAGATAGAAAACTTGGCACTGCCAAAACGATCGACGACTTTGTGAACGACCTGTGGCAATCGGCCAACATCGTGATGCTCTGCAGGTACCAGGACCAAATAGCAGAGATAGAGGCGCGCTATGGCAGCAAAGTGCAGGTTCTAAAAGACGTTGTCGACGGCACCGCGCTCATAAAGTCTATCCATCTCTTTGTCGGGGCAGGCGGGACGATGACTGCCGAAGCTGCTCTCTTGGGCAAGCCCACGATATCGATAGCACCACTCCGGTTCCACATCGAGAAATACCTTGTAAGGTCAGGCTTGGTCAAAAGGGCGAGTAATTCCAAGTCTCTCGTAAAGATGGGCAGGAAAATGATCTCTGACGAGCATTACATGAAGGCGCAGAAGAAAAAAGCCGCGCGGATACTGGCAAGGATGGAAGACCCGACTGACAGGATGATTA
- a CDS encoding TrmB family transcriptional regulator → MSISDRSRKAMENLGLTSYEIRVYLSLLDSGAMTAADISKKSGVPYSKIYEVLNSLEEKGWLESDSSRPQKFFPKSPSSALEAMRMRHENNFRESQSTIVNELMPMYTKSGMKERPEIWVARGVFNIVAKVNEIVQNARQELLVALPFVAVDVAKPLQPVLRTLHDKGVKIHILASAKITPETIKALSRVAEVRLKDGLFGGGVIGDGKQVVLLLGEGTGDGGSFEPIAIWADHAGLAGFAKGYFQYLWEDSAEKKKSKKRRYMRRDKVNRVWREQIARGDCRCKEKANRLRGRAFCRHGRVRARRDVPEGHMVHPRKRRGSQGKLDSQAP, encoded by the coding sequence TTGAGCATTAGCGACAGGTCAAGGAAGGCCATGGAAAACCTTGGCTTGACGAGCTACGAGATACGTGTGTATCTCTCGTTGCTTGATAGCGGCGCCATGACCGCCGCAGACATCTCGAAAAAATCCGGCGTGCCCTATTCAAAGATCTATGAAGTCCTCAACAGCCTTGAGGAGAAGGGATGGCTCGAGTCGGATAGCTCTCGCCCGCAAAAATTCTTCCCCAAGTCCCCTTCAAGCGCGCTTGAAGCCATGAGGATGCGACACGAGAACAATTTCCGCGAGAGCCAGAGCACCATTGTCAATGAACTGATGCCGATGTATACCAAGAGTGGGATGAAGGAGCGCCCCGAGATATGGGTCGCAAGAGGGGTCTTTAACATAGTCGCCAAGGTCAACGAAATAGTGCAGAACGCGCGGCAGGAATTGCTGGTCGCGCTGCCTTTTGTCGCGGTAGACGTAGCCAAGCCGCTCCAGCCGGTGCTAAGGACGCTGCATGATAAGGGCGTCAAGATACACATCCTTGCATCCGCTAAGATAACGCCGGAAACGATCAAGGCACTTTCCAGAGTTGCAGAAGTGAGGCTGAAAGATGGGCTTTTTGGAGGTGGCGTCATAGGGGACGGCAAGCAGGTCGTGTTGTTGCTTGGAGAAGGCACAGGGGACGGCGGCAGTTTTGAGCCGATAGCCATCTGGGCGGATCATGCCGGCCTGGCAGGATTCGCCAAGGGCTACTTCCAGTACCTCTGGGAAGATTCGGCAGAAAAGAAAAAAAGTAAAAAACGGCGTTATATGCGAAGGGATAAGGTTAATAGAGTTTGGCGAGAACAGATAGCGCGTGGAGACTGCCGTTGCAAAGAAAAAGCCAACAGGCTACGAGGAAGAGCTTTTTGTAGGCACGGCCGAGTCAGAGCACGTCGAGATGTACCTGAAGGCCATATGGTACATCCGCGAAAGAGGAGAGGAAGTCAAGGTAAGCTCGATAGCCAAGCTCCTTAA
- a CDS encoding helix-turn-helix domain-containing protein has product MSTTKSLSLAVFLFTALTLTHAAFVDYRSGATETHPQQFKAVQDNKMANQMLYLHTRKLAGAELSFDFFGAGDRRDIIWRGLTKSKWTENGLCCGVFELLVKMKGGRTRTILLRSLLGPKNKLQLSHELGIDWKAVDGHISKLLQYGLAAEVMAVGTCRVYAITQKGRRALELADEWQEPDSNNIECT; this is encoded by the coding sequence ATGAGCACGACGAAAAGCCTGAGTCTAGCAGTTTTCCTATTTACTGCTCTGACCCTGACACATGCGGCGTTTGTTGACTACCGTTCTGGCGCGACCGAAACACACCCGCAACAGTTCAAGGCAGTGCAGGACAACAAGATGGCCAACCAGATGTTGTACCTTCATACCAGAAAGCTTGCCGGCGCAGAGCTGTCATTTGATTTTTTTGGTGCCGGCGACCGACGCGACATCATCTGGCGCGGCCTTACCAAGTCAAAGTGGACCGAGAATGGGCTTTGCTGCGGCGTGTTTGAATTGCTTGTCAAGATGAAGGGAGGCAGGACCAGAACGATACTCTTGAGGTCGCTCCTTGGGCCAAAGAACAAGCTCCAGTTGTCGCACGAGCTTGGTATCGATTGGAAGGCAGTCGACGGCCACATATCCAAGCTGCTGCAGTACGGGTTAGCGGCAGAGGTCATGGCTGTTGGCACATGCCGAGTCTATGCCATAACACAGAAGGGCAGGCGCGCGCTCGAACTGGCAGATGAATGGCAGGAACCTGACAGCAACAATATAGAATGCACCTAA
- a CDS encoding metal-dependent transcriptional regulator, with translation MYLKAIWYIRERGEEVKVSSIAKLLNVTQPSVVQMLRKLDGSQLVRYSKGSVEMTGEGERIGKQMMRNTRLLEVLMKDALKIEIDEEMVCGIEHHMKDIFTDALCTLLKHPRKCPHGHTIPRGKCCS, from the coding sequence ATGTACCTGAAGGCCATATGGTACATCCGCGAAAGAGGAGAGGAAGTCAAGGTAAGCTCGATAGCCAAGCTCCTTAACGTCACCCAGCCATCCGTTGTGCAGATGCTCCGCAAGCTTGATGGCTCGCAGCTCGTTCGCTACAGCAAGGGTAGCGTGGAAATGACCGGCGAAGGCGAGCGCATCGGCAAGCAGATGATGCGAAACACGCGGCTGCTTGAAGTCCTGATGAAGGACGCGCTCAAGATAGAGATAGACGAAGAAATGGTCTGCGGCATAGAGCACCACATGAAAGATATTTTCACGGACGCGCTGTGCACGCTGCTAAAGCACCCGAGGAAGTGCCCCCACGGCCACACGATCCCGCGTGGCAAGTGCTGTTCGTAG
- the tes gene encoding tetraether lipid synthase Tes has protein sequence MDLIQISNMSSKSVGARRTIRFTQSICPDCNMILDAEVFERGGKVFMTKTCPTHGECEELYFGSYEMYKKFSTYWMDGKGAHAPNVMIDKCSCPNNCGLCTNHLSHSGLSNMIITNRCDLTCWYCFFYVKKGLEGAYLYEPNMEQVRAMMKTLKAEKPIAGNSIQITGGEPMLRDDITEIIKIMKEEGVDHVQLNTNGIKLAMSPETMRQVRMAGVNNLYLSFDGVTPRTNPKNHWEIPYTLESARKCGMTVVFVPTVIKSINDHELGSIIRYAQKNLDVVHAVNFQPVSLTGRMGKKEREKYRITIPDCIERIEEQTNGEISKDAWFPVPSCMPMTNIIEAFSKKPKYELSIHFACGAGTYVFEDMDTKKLIPLTSFVDIKGVLEYFEEKADEIKSGANRYWAMLEVVRKLKQFVNKDKQPRGLDLAKMFSSILLKRNFDSVGSWHVRSLFLGMMHFQDKYNEDLERLQRCDIHYLTPDLRIIPFCAFNVIPEWYRDRIQKKYSIPVEEWEKAHGQTLEAGLYRGLMRRGKPEAQMGCAMSEIHRAAAEASDDHRGIELRNNMAGA, from the coding sequence ATGGACCTAATCCAAATTTCGAACATGTCTAGCAAAAGCGTAGGCGCTAGGCGGACAATAAGGTTTACTCAAAGCATCTGCCCGGACTGCAACATGATTCTGGATGCAGAAGTCTTTGAAAGGGGTGGCAAGGTCTTTATGACCAAGACGTGCCCGACGCACGGCGAATGCGAGGAGCTCTATTTCGGTTCGTACGAAATGTACAAGAAATTCAGCACATATTGGATGGATGGCAAGGGTGCGCACGCTCCAAACGTGATGATAGACAAGTGTTCATGTCCAAACAACTGTGGACTTTGCACCAACCACCTTTCACACTCTGGACTTTCAAACATGATCATCACTAACAGGTGCGACCTGACGTGCTGGTACTGCTTCTTCTACGTCAAGAAGGGCCTTGAAGGCGCTTATCTGTACGAGCCAAACATGGAGCAGGTAAGGGCCATGATGAAGACGCTCAAGGCAGAAAAGCCGATCGCGGGCAACTCGATCCAGATCACCGGTGGCGAGCCGATGCTCCGCGACGACATTACGGAGATCATCAAGATAATGAAAGAGGAGGGCGTCGACCATGTCCAGCTCAACACTAACGGAATCAAACTGGCCATGTCGCCAGAAACTATGCGCCAAGTAAGGATGGCAGGTGTTAACAACCTCTACCTTTCGTTCGATGGCGTAACCCCAAGGACAAACCCCAAGAACCACTGGGAAATCCCGTACACGCTGGAATCAGCAAGAAAGTGCGGAATGACAGTGGTGTTCGTCCCGACGGTCATCAAGTCAATTAATGACCACGAGCTGGGCAGTATCATACGCTATGCCCAAAAGAACCTCGACGTGGTGCACGCAGTCAACTTCCAGCCGGTGTCGCTCACAGGCAGGATGGGCAAGAAAGAACGTGAAAAGTACAGAATCACGATCCCAGACTGCATCGAAAGGATTGAAGAACAGACTAACGGCGAGATTTCAAAGGATGCTTGGTTCCCGGTTCCGTCATGCATGCCCATGACAAACATCATCGAGGCTTTCAGCAAAAAGCCAAAGTACGAGCTATCGATACACTTTGCATGTGGCGCAGGAACATATGTCTTTGAAGATATGGACACAAAGAAGCTGATACCGCTGACATCTTTTGTCGACATTAAGGGCGTGCTTGAATACTTTGAAGAAAAAGCCGACGAGATCAAGTCAGGCGCCAACAGATACTGGGCGATGCTCGAAGTCGTGCGCAAGCTAAAGCAGTTCGTCAACAAGGATAAGCAGCCACGCGGGCTGGACCTTGCCAAGATGTTCTCGAGCATCCTGCTCAAGCGCAACTTTGACTCTGTGGGCTCATGGCACGTAAGGTCGCTGTTCCTCGGCATGATGCACTTCCAAGACAAGTACAACGAAGACCTCGAGAGGCTCCAGAGGTGCGACATCCACTACCTGACGCCAGACCTTAGAATCATCCCATTCTGCGCATTCAATGTCATTCCAGAATGGTACCGTGACAGGATACAAAAGAAGTATAGCATCCCAGTCGAAGAGTGGGAGAAGGCCCACGGCCAGACCCTCGAAGCAGGACTCTACAGGGGCCTGATGAGAAGGGGCAAGCCAGAGGCTCAGATGGGCTGCGCTATGTCAGAAATACACAGGGCCGCTGCCGAAGCCTCCGACGATCACAGGGGGATAGAACTCCGCAACAACATGGCCGGCGCGTAA